In Lolium rigidum isolate FL_2022 chromosome 3, APGP_CSIRO_Lrig_0.1, whole genome shotgun sequence, the genomic window TGCCTCACCAGTAATCCCCGCAGGAGCAGGCGTCGTCCTTGAAATGGTGGAACCGCTTCTTGTCCCTGACGATGATCTCGCGGCCAGTCACCTTGGCGATGAGCTTGACGGTGTTGTGGCAGTCCCCGCAGATGCGGAGGTTCTTCATGACCCGCAGCGGGGTGCCGGGCGGCGTGCTCACCAGCCCGAACGCGATTGCCAGGCGCTCGCTGTGGTACATGAGCGCGCGCTCCTTGGCGCCCTCGTCGATGTCGTGCAGCATGAAGCGGGTGTCCGGCACGTAGCCGGCGGCGCGTATCTCCTCGTGCAGCTCCCGCACCTTCTCGTAGGCTTCCTTGCGCTTCGCCTGCGCCCCGTCGTCCTTGACAGGTGGTGACGGAGGCCGTGAGGGTCTCTCGAGGACGCGCTGCGCGTCGCTAGGGGCGCCGAGTTTGCAGTACAGAGTGGCGATCCTGAGCGAGATGGGCGTGGCGATTCCGGAATGCTGGGACTGGGACATGGACTTGGAGAGCAGGCGGTGGCCTCGTCTGAGAGAGGCCAGGGAGAGCGGGTCGGTGTAGCATTGGAGTACCGCGGACTGCTCTTGTGGCGTGAGTTGGCCCGAcgcgccggcgccccctctctggcggagcatttcgtcgagcaggttAACTGCGCCCTCCAGGTCGGGTTCTTTGCAGATTCTGCGGAGGTCGTCGCGGTCGAGGCGGCACCCGGTGTCTCTCGCCGGGAAGGTACTGGTGGTAGCAATGGCCTTGACAGGCGCGGAGCAGAGCAGTGGGCGGCTACGAGGGCGGTCGTGGAGAGTCGTCGACGTGGTGGCGGTCAGTTGGATGAGGCTGCCTGGGCCGCGGCCGCTGAGGACGGCTGCGGCGAGGTAATGGGATGGCTGAGACGGCGGCGGTGCAGCGAGCCCCGGAGAGATTAGCATGTCTGCCGGCGACGCGGCCGCGAGCGAGAGGGGCTAGGAGAGTGTGGAAGTGGATGGATACGAAGCAGAAGGGGCCAACCGCGCAATCGCAAGTTCGGAAATCGGAACCGTGTGAGCGAGCGAGAACGACGACGCGGTGGTGGACTGGTGGGTCGTTGCGTTTATTGGGCTGGTAAGCGGAGGCCCGTGCAAATATTAACAAATTCAGGCTCAGATAAGGCCGGGCCTTGTCTTATGCTGCTGCACTTGTTTAGTGGACTGCGTATGCTCGAACGTGAACCCAGAAAACTGTCAACTCGTTAGTTGCCTTTTGCTACTCCAAGGGAAGCTCGCATAACATGTACATCAGGGGCGGAGCCAGAATTTAGGTATagggtttctcaaaaaaaaaaaaaaaagaatttagGTATAGGGGGGGCGAGACAGTAATGGATTTTTTTTGCGGACAAGGCGTTTTTGCTCCCGAGCACAGGTGAGCTCGTTTTATGGACCACTCATTTGGTGTTGGGGAATGAGCCAGTGCAGTTCTTTATTCACGATACGAAGTCTAGAAAATATAAGAACCGCGTAGAGTACGGTGGGACAGGTTGACGGCCGTGGGCGTTTTGAGGGACCTATGGTACAGAGATGGCCATAGGACGTGCCCACCACCTGCTGCTGCTCAGGTCTTGCTCGACCCGCCCAGGGGGCTCATCCTCCTGTACGTTGACCTGTTGCATCGCGCGAGGGGGCATGAGTCTTGGGCCTCGTGCTTTCTGGTGCCGATCATATGGGGGACGCGGCCGACCACCTAGCGCTCGCTCTACGGGCCAATGGGGGCATCTTTGGCGGCGGCGCACCAACATTGTTTGTCCTTGCGACCAACTAGACGATACTGGAGGCCAACACCGACGTTCCTCGTGTGCACATAATTGGCGTCCACGCCGCGCACGGCGTGCAGTGGCCATCGTTTCTGCAGGCCATCTGTGACCGAGCCGACAGAGACTTGCGCGGAGCTCGCCTGAGGTCAGGATCACTGGCACCGGACACGACAGAGACGTGCTCCTCGGCGCCTAATTAAACAGCTCGAAGTGTCCTTCAACCTCGCATTCAGCTTCCACCAACTGCTCTTCCCCTATACAAGACGCTGACAGTCAAGTGCGTGATGTTCCTCCACAGGCTTTCATGGGATAGGTGAGATCGCCGCGTTCTTGAGTTGGGTCCATCCGATGAGCTCCGCGGTAGTTACAGTCGCCGAGAGAGAACGAAGCGCCGGAGGAAACGACGACGAGCTGCCGTGGCGGGTGGCCGCTGCTATGGATTTGTACTCGGTGATGCTCCATTTGCTAGAGGCCAcgatcactggtagaaaaacaagcttccgggaagccccataagtcgcgaagctacaggaaccgcgactaatggggtttttagtcgcggttcgtgtggcgaaccgcgaccaaaggcctgggcccagggcgcacggtggccagctggtgcacgtggggggctttagtcgcggttggccaggccaaccgcgactaaaggtgcccgaaggcctttatattgtcctaactatcttgttgtgtacgctattatgcagaatgaagaagcgggaaatgcaaataaggaacatccatgatgttgggttcattgacccacacatcgttaattcatatgtgttagaacaccaccccgccgacgtggaggaagactccgtggcggtttcttagaaaacaggaactcaaaagtgatattctatttccttaccattttgggtgagtgtttccgtcttgagcacattctcttttgtttactccatgcatggtatgtggctaatcgatgagttatatatgcatgactcgtgcatgtatcgtgtccgcaggttccactggattctgatggtaattcaatttcacacctccacagttctcgtccacgactctctgaatatgggtgcggcgctttgggccgacatgagaaaaatgatgcaaacgtaattgttttcattcatttgcgctctatatcgatcggcctatttcgttcatcattttctaatatcaagtaactaattaataactctcttgttcatttaattttctttgcctcgtagggtttggagacggttcgtagatgaaaaggtcggtgaattcaaaaaagagttacattttaaaatgggaagtgcggacgactggggatattcagccaccggggaccaatctatgtggatactatgtttgtgagaggatccggagatacaccaatgagcgggaccagtcgtctgagatcaacatcaagaggaataacctccggaagacgcttagtccgaagctcgcttccgaccacttcgggaggaactagctggatggttcgcgagggaagtcatcgatcctacaggacaacactacgtagaggacgtagaactatacatgcattaaattatgtatggaaacttgttcaaacttgtatatggtcatccgatgatattgaatatatattgtatattcctcttgaattctttttggttctaatttcaaatttgtttgaaattgtacattcatatgcatgcatgtatgtagtaccgtagaatatgtgaaactccttcaaaattacaataaagcacaaaagaaataaaacaatacaaattaaacagaaaacatgccgagggggggcaggtttaggggggggcctaaaaccctaaacctgcggcggcctttagtcgcggtcggccagaagaaccgcgaataaagggcctccgccccgacggtcgcctggcgcccacgtggacgggcctttagtcgcggttcgtaagcaaccgcgactaaaggggggcctttagtcgcgttactttggtcgcggttgcgcaaccgcgactaatggcagttgcgaaccgcgaccaaaggccctttttccaccagtggatgCGGCCGGGCAGCGCGGAGCGGCTGTGATGGAGCAGTAGGTTCCGAGCAAGGAGTTCGGTCAAGGTTGGCCACTGGCCAGGCCCGACGGTGGTGGCAGGATGCCCCGCTGCTTCAAGGTGACTGGCGAGTACGTTCGCAGTGCAGCTGTGCAGGTGTGGCTGAACTACCCGTCCGAGCGATACGATCATACGGCGTAGAGGAATCCCGCGGTGTGAATGTTTTCAGGTTGTGTACCGGCAACAGCCGTCCGTCAAGAGAACAATAAATATGTTCACAGATATGGGCCCGTATGCTGCAAACTACATGCTTTTAGAATAGATATACGACAACGAATACACTCGAGTACCACCTAGAGTAGAGGAAACGAGTGGTTCAAAAAAAGAGCTCAGCTGTGCTCGGGATCAAAGTAGCATTTCCGTTTTTTTGCTTCCCAGACTATGAAAAAGTTGTATATCCAATTATCATTGGGGTTTAATTATTCCCATACATGGACAACAATGTCGAGCGTGTATAGCATAACTAATAACGATGCACAAATCCATACGCGATATGTAGGAGACGAGGTTGGTAATCAAACTACTTGGATATATGACATGAAATGATATGAAAGTTTGAGATATACTAATGACACAAATCATTGTTAACTAAATTGTTGTCTTTAGCTAGTATTTATACAGATTTGGTCTCAAATTGTCAGTTGGACTAGAAATTAAATTGGATTTTATAGCTACCAATGCGTGCACATACATAATCGAATGAGATTAGTTGATTGTATAAGAAGTACTAGTACTGATCAATGTTATTAGAGTACATACCTCTAGGCAGAATTTAATCCAGGACATGCTCCCTTCTAAAACTGAATAGAGTTAGATGGTGAAGGAGATCTGCTAGTCGGTGACGGCGGGTATGCGCGGCAGCAACCGCTATTTGCAGGTCACCGACGTTTGACAAAGTATCGGAGATCTGGGCAAGACTATGAGCTGCCCATGCGCTAGATCGGCGAAGCTGAGCGCAGGAAAGGCAGTCCGTCCGTCACGCCAGCGAGTCGACGAGCAGCAGAATCGCAGATAGATCGGTGGCAGCAGCAAGCGCGCTACCGCCCTAATTAACGACGCGAAGAGAGGAAGGCGGCAAGCAGTCA contains:
- the LOC124697532 gene encoding uncharacterized protein LOC124697532; the encoded protein is MLISPGLAAPPPSQPSHYLAAAVLSGRGPGSLIQLTATTSTTLHDRPRSRPLLCSAPVKAIATTSTFPARDTGCRLDRDDLRRICKEPDLEGAVNLLDEMLRQRGGAGASGQLTPQEQSAVLQCYTDPLSLASLRRGHRLLSKSMSQSQHSGIATPISLRIATLYCKLGAPSDAQRVLERPSRPPSPPVKDDGAQAKRKEAYEKVRELHEEIRAAGYVPDTRFMLHDIDEGAKERALMYHSERLAIAFGLVSTPPGTPLRVMKNLRICGDCHNTVKLIAKVTGREIIVRDKKRFHHFKDDACSCGDYW